One segment of Marvinbryantia formatexigens DSM 14469 DNA contains the following:
- a CDS encoding amino acid ABC transporter ATP-binding protein yields the protein MAILEVKHIEKHFDNTKVLEDVSFELEEGSALAIIGSSGSGKTTLLRCLNFLETPDCGTITVRGNTLFDAARPKAENEKDIRTKRLHFGMVFQSFNLFPQYTALENVTLAERLLAKERPDFRQNKKAVLEEINAHGRELLAQMGLSEREGHYPHQLSGGQQQRVAIARALALKPDILCFDEPTSALDPELTGEVLKVIRALAERKTTMIIVTHEMAFARDVADQVIFMDGGLIVEQGLPDDVINHPREERTRQFLARYTQG from the coding sequence ATGGCAATTTTAGAAGTGAAGCACATTGAAAAACATTTTGACAATACGAAGGTGCTGGAGGACGTCAGCTTTGAGCTGGAGGAGGGCAGCGCGCTTGCTATCATCGGCTCCTCCGGTTCCGGAAAGACGACGCTTCTGCGCTGTCTGAATTTCCTGGAAACGCCGGACTGCGGCACCATCACAGTAAGGGGCAATACGCTCTTTGACGCAGCCCGCCCGAAAGCAGAAAACGAAAAGGATATCCGCACAAAGCGGCTGCATTTCGGCATGGTATTCCAGTCCTTCAACCTCTTTCCGCAGTATACGGCGCTGGAAAACGTGACGCTTGCCGAGCGCCTGCTGGCAAAAGAAAGACCGGATTTCCGGCAGAACAAAAAAGCTGTTCTGGAGGAAATCAACGCGCATGGACGTGAGCTGCTTGCGCAGATGGGGCTCTCCGAGCGGGAGGGACATTATCCGCACCAGCTCTCCGGCGGACAGCAGCAGCGTGTGGCGATTGCCCGCGCTCTTGCCCTGAAACCGGATATTCTCTGCTTTGACGAGCCGACCAGCGCCCTGGACCCGGAGCTGACCGGCGAGGTGCTCAAAGTCATCCGCGCGCTTGCCGAGCGCAAGACCACCATGATCATCGTCACCCACGAAATGGCATTCGCCCGCGACGTGGCGGACCAGGTCATCTTTATGGACGGCGGTCTGATCGTTGAACAGGGACTTCCCGACGACGTCATCAACCATCCGCGCGAAGAGCGCACCAGACAATTTCTCGCAAGATACACACAGGGGTAG
- a CDS encoding DUF5716 family protein gives MRKTIIGLDLDRESSQISYYSERSMEPETVSIQENQDRYLIPTPSDLFTLIEGKVELGQMTLANFLKTCIGYIGPSVKPENVCIMITMKEITLAWADALRNACQMIGIPGEAVFLQTHRESFCCYTLNQKKELWIHRVALFEYEDTKISSYIMDIDYHTKPALVRAETGKSINLGRQGARSQEQWNEQRDARFLEMIEEVFQNDTFSAVFLIGDSFDKTWAVESLQYLWSNRRRRVYQGRNLYTKGACYAAMQRMDIGKRLDDFLYQSEDLVEHNLSMQMEHRGKQSTHMLINAGTNWFEAEYTCEFILDDTDEVVIYARSMMGGEAESYSIVLKNLPERPKRTTRLQMRLKFISQGRCKVTIRDLGFGEFYPASGKVWESVLEV, from the coding sequence ATGAGAAAAACAATAATCGGACTGGACCTTGACAGGGAAAGTTCACAGATTTCTTATTACAGTGAGAGGAGCATGGAGCCGGAGACGGTCAGCATCCAGGAAAACCAGGACCGCTATCTGATTCCGACGCCGTCCGACCTGTTTACCCTGATCGAGGGCAAGGTCGAGCTGGGGCAGATGACGCTGGCGAATTTTTTAAAGACCTGCATCGGGTACATCGGACCGTCCGTGAAGCCGGAAAATGTCTGCATCATGATTACCATGAAGGAAATCACACTTGCCTGGGCGGACGCGCTGCGCAACGCCTGCCAGATGATTGGCATTCCGGGGGAAGCGGTGTTTCTGCAGACGCACCGGGAGAGCTTCTGCTGTTACACACTGAATCAGAAAAAAGAGCTCTGGATACACCGCGTGGCGCTCTTTGAATATGAGGATACGAAGATTTCTTCCTATATCATGGATATCGACTATCATACGAAGCCGGCGCTGGTGCGCGCAGAGACTGGAAAATCCATCAATCTCGGCAGGCAGGGCGCGCGCTCGCAGGAGCAGTGGAATGAGCAGCGCGACGCGCGTTTTCTGGAAATGATAGAGGAGGTATTCCAGAACGATACCTTCTCGGCGGTTTTTCTGATAGGGGACAGCTTTGATAAGACATGGGCGGTGGAATCGCTGCAGTATCTGTGGAGCAACCGGCGCCGCCGCGTTTACCAGGGGCGCAATCTGTACACAAAGGGCGCCTGCTACGCGGCGATGCAGCGCATGGATATCGGAAAAAGGCTGGACGATTTTCTCTATCAGAGCGAGGATCTGGTGGAGCACAATCTGAGTATGCAGATGGAGCACCGCGGAAAGCAGAGCACGCATATGCTGATTAATGCGGGCACCAACTGGTTTGAAGCGGAATATACCTGCGAGTTTATTCTGGATGACACGGATGAGGTCGTTATTTACGCGCGGTCCATGATGGGCGGGGAGGCGGAGAGCTACAGCATTGTGCTGAAAAATCTGCCGGAGCGCCCGAAGCGGACGACGCGGCTGCAGATGCGGCTGAAATTTATCTCACAGGGGCGCTGCAAAGTAACGATTCGCGACCTCGGCTTCGGGGAATTTTACCCGGCGTCCGGGAAGGTCTGGGAAAGTGTTTTGGAGGTATAG
- a CDS encoding DUF5717 family protein, whose product MKKRIGELLKEKFEYAPEKLQLSTQKLEGAIAADRVFHGKFSVEAGGGGQAQGFVYSTNARVTISPEVFIGRKETFRFQADPAGLKDGEMLEGAFVICADSGEYTLPYCLQAAKPQHRKTEPLQMTPEAFAQLAKGDFGRAYVLFASTQFVQTVRGWGTRALTLYEGLQGTAASYRSLEQFLVGMGLKEPVTVSLASEHLSMKNPGDNEREELLLLKNTWGFAPLSFSCDAPFLTIERPEITTDEFVGSSYHIGFVIHREHLHAGRNFARITVNTECRTQSCVVEILNTPHPASERRGLRRRQEILQLLHAYIDYRAGRNGVREWSGISLSCLDNLHRAGGENLFYDLYRVYILFTAGDSVEAQIRLGELAEQNTGRYPAQWKGFYLYLTTFENKEKEHLEYVQQEIQELFLANQENWVLQWLMLKVNDSLFRSDSERLDALRRQYLCGCHSPVMYLEAWELLKKEPLLLRGLEAFEIHVLAFLCKEKLLDREICGQAAQIAMRHATAWNPLLCGVLCRCYDAYPGKNLLTAICSLLMKGHKDSPRYSRWFARGVEQDIRLAGLYEYYARSAQDLNVRELPQAVRMYFSYNNTLESGKKAALYANIIRNREKDAQTFETYRQTMELFMEEQLLEGRMSEDLALIYETLLTPYVLTEKLADGLSRALFTYEITCENPHIRHVIAIHRQLRGEQRVQLVQGKACVQIYSPDCCLLLEDRDGARIADLSFAAHRRLLAVPALEEYCRGQVPLPEGMLLHDCCSLMEEAPVSEGDTGRLVRFMELPQLGDESRRSVQEKLLLYYSGHPRDAYLTEYLERADFEELSGEHMQELVELLVSEGMGERAYALVQKYGPEHVASHTLVRLCSRRIAETEQREDAFLLALCARCFFDGVYDEPVLRYLLSYYEGPAKSMKALWQAGQGFLMEDYSLEEKILVTVLYTRQDMEQTEPVFVSYCRKAGNTRICRAYVIWMSYCYFVREMPVEKSVFTYIEQHIIGEIDAPQICQLALLRYYTLAEKLGAGQQKWLQYLLEKYTEKGMYFRFYQKLPERLLRHLNLHDKFLVEYRTDPENRVTLHYRLNGGKEQTLLLQDIYEGIFVYAFTLFYGDKLEWHLEIEGRGKTEQTQPQKIVCSRRSHRGQMGRYELTNRMAEAVSRQDKKQLKEIREQYVGQQYLVDELFGIN is encoded by the coding sequence TTGAAAAAGAGAATTGGAGAACTACTGAAGGAAAAATTTGAATATGCGCCGGAGAAGCTGCAGCTTTCCACGCAGAAGCTGGAGGGAGCGATTGCGGCGGACCGGGTATTTCACGGGAAATTTTCCGTGGAGGCGGGCGGCGGAGGACAGGCGCAGGGCTTTGTGTATTCCACAAATGCAAGAGTGACAATTTCGCCGGAGGTATTTATCGGCAGGAAGGAGACCTTCCGTTTCCAGGCGGACCCGGCGGGTCTGAAGGACGGGGAAATGCTGGAGGGCGCTTTTGTCATCTGCGCGGATTCCGGGGAGTACACGCTGCCCTACTGTCTGCAGGCGGCAAAGCCGCAGCACAGAAAGACAGAACCGCTGCAGATGACGCCGGAAGCGTTCGCGCAGCTTGCAAAGGGGGATTTCGGCAGAGCATACGTGCTGTTTGCTTCGACGCAGTTTGTGCAGACGGTGCGCGGCTGGGGTACACGCGCTCTGACGCTGTATGAGGGACTGCAGGGGACGGCGGCGTCCTACCGCTCCCTGGAGCAGTTTCTGGTGGGGATGGGGCTGAAGGAGCCGGTCACAGTGAGCCTGGCGTCTGAACACCTGTCCATGAAAAACCCCGGCGATAACGAGCGGGAGGAGCTTTTGCTGCTGAAAAACACCTGGGGATTTGCACCGCTGTCATTTTCCTGCGATGCGCCGTTCCTTACGATAGAGCGGCCGGAAATCACGACAGATGAGTTTGTCGGCAGCTCGTATCATATTGGTTTTGTGATTCACCGGGAACATCTGCATGCCGGGCGGAATTTTGCACGCATCACCGTGAATACAGAGTGCCGCACGCAGAGCTGTGTGGTGGAGATATTAAATACGCCGCATCCGGCATCGGAGAGGCGGGGGCTGCGCAGGCGGCAGGAGATTCTGCAGCTTCTGCACGCTTATATCGATTACCGCGCGGGTAGAAACGGCGTCCGGGAGTGGAGCGGGATTTCCTTAAGCTGTCTGGATAATCTGCACCGGGCGGGCGGTGAGAATCTGTTTTACGACCTTTACCGGGTCTATATTTTATTTACGGCGGGAGACAGTGTGGAAGCGCAGATACGCCTGGGAGAGCTTGCGGAGCAGAATACGGGGCGCTATCCGGCGCAGTGGAAGGGCTTTTATCTTTATCTGACGACGTTTGAAAACAAGGAAAAGGAGCATCTGGAATATGTGCAGCAGGAAATCCAGGAGCTGTTTCTTGCAAATCAGGAAAACTGGGTGCTGCAGTGGCTGATGCTGAAGGTGAACGACAGTCTGTTCCGCAGCGATTCCGAGCGTCTGGACGCGTTGCGCCGCCAGTATCTCTGCGGCTGCCACAGCCCGGTGATGTATCTGGAAGCCTGGGAGCTTCTGAAAAAGGAGCCGCTGCTGCTGCGCGGTCTGGAGGCGTTCGAGATTCATGTGCTCGCCTTTCTGTGCAAGGAAAAGCTGCTGGACCGGGAAATCTGCGGGCAGGCGGCACAGATTGCCATGCGCCACGCCACCGCCTGGAATCCGCTGCTGTGCGGGGTCCTCTGCCGCTGCTATGACGCATATCCGGGAAAAAATCTGCTGACGGCAATCTGCTCGCTGCTGATGAAGGGGCATAAAGACAGTCCCCGGTACAGCAGGTGGTTCGCGCGGGGCGTTGAGCAGGATATCCGTCTGGCGGGACTTTATGAGTATTATGCCCGGAGCGCGCAGGATCTGAATGTCCGGGAGCTGCCGCAGGCGGTGCGCATGTATTTTTCTTATAACAATACACTGGAGAGCGGAAAAAAGGCGGCGCTTTATGCCAACATCATCCGCAACCGCGAAAAGGACGCGCAGACGTTTGAGACTTACCGGCAGACGATGGAGCTGTTTATGGAGGAGCAGCTTCTGGAGGGGCGGATGAGCGAAGACCTTGCCCTTATCTATGAGACGCTGCTGACGCCGTATGTGCTGACGGAAAAGCTGGCGGACGGACTTTCGCGGGCGCTGTTCACATATGAGATTACCTGTGAAAATCCGCATATCCGCCATGTGATTGCAATCCACCGGCAGCTCAGAGGAGAGCAGCGGGTGCAGCTTGTACAGGGAAAAGCGTGCGTGCAGATTTACAGCCCGGACTGCTGCCTTCTGCTGGAGGACAGGGACGGCGCGCGCATTGCGGATCTGTCGTTCGCCGCGCACCGGCGCCTGCTGGCGGTGCCTGCTCTGGAGGAATACTGCCGCGGGCAGGTGCCGCTTCCGGAGGGGATGCTGCTGCATGACTGCTGCAGTCTGATGGAGGAGGCGCCGGTCTCAGAAGGTGATACCGGCAGGCTGGTCCGCTTTATGGAGCTGCCGCAGCTTGGCGATGAAAGCCGCAGAAGCGTGCAGGAGAAGCTCCTGCTTTATTACAGCGGGCATCCGCGGGATGCGTATCTGACGGAATATCTGGAGCGTGCGGATTTTGAGGAGCTCTCCGGGGAGCATATGCAGGAGCTGGTGGAGCTGCTTGTCTCGGAGGGAATGGGAGAACGGGCGTATGCGCTGGTGCAGAAATATGGTCCGGAGCATGTCGCCTCCCATACGCTGGTGCGCCTGTGCAGCAGACGGATCGCAGAGACGGAGCAGCGGGAGGACGCCTTCCTGCTGGCGCTGTGCGCGCGCTGCTTTTTCGACGGAGTCTACGATGAGCCGGTGCTGCGCTATCTGCTTTCGTATTATGAGGGACCGGCAAAAAGCATGAAAGCGCTCTGGCAGGCGGGACAGGGCTTTCTGATGGAGGACTACAGTCTGGAGGAGAAAATCCTGGTAACGGTGCTGTATACGCGCCAGGATATGGAGCAGACGGAACCGGTATTTGTCTCTTATTGCAGGAAGGCGGGGAATACCAGAATCTGCCGGGCTTACGTAATCTGGATGTCCTACTGCTATTTTGTGCGGGAAATGCCGGTGGAGAAGAGTGTTTTTACGTATATAGAACAGCATATCATCGGAGAAATCGATGCGCCGCAGATCTGCCAGCTTGCGCTGCTGAGATATTACACGCTGGCGGAAAAGCTGGGGGCGGGGCAGCAGAAGTGGCTGCAGTATCTCCTGGAAAAATACACGGAAAAAGGTATGTATTTCCGCTTTTACCAGAAGCTGCCGGAACGTCTCCTGCGCCATCTGAACCTGCACGATAAATTTCTTGTGGAATACCGCACCGATCCGGAGAACCGCGTGACGCTGCATTACCGTCTGAATGGCGGGAAGGAGCAGACGCTGCTGCTTCAGGATATTTACGAGGGGATTTTTGTGTATGCGTTTACGCTGTTTTACGGGGATAAGCTGGAATGGCATCTGGAAATCGAGGGCAGAGGAAAAACGGAGCAGACGCAGCCGCAGAAAATTGTGTGCAGCAGGCGTTCCCACCGCGGTCAGATGGGGCGCTATGAGCTGACCAACCGGATGGCGGAAGCCGTTTCGCGCCAGGACAAAAAACAGCTGAAAGAAATCCGCGAGCAGTACGTCGGACAGCAATATCTGGTGGATGAGCTTTTTGGAATAAACTGA
- the nrdR gene encoding transcriptional regulator NrdR codes for MKCPFCNQDNTRVVDSRPADDNSSIRRRRLCDECGKRFTTYEKVETIPLIIIKKDQNREQYDRRKIESGVLRACYKRPISAQQINDTIDRIETEIFNREEREIPSSIIGEIVMERLKELDAVAYVRFASVYREFKDVNTFMDELKKILN; via the coding sequence ATGAAATGTCCGTTTTGTAATCAGGATAATACCAGAGTTGTGGATTCAAGACCGGCGGACGATAACAGTTCCATCCGCCGCCGCAGGCTCTGCGATGAGTGCGGGAAGCGCTTCACGACCTATGAAAAGGTGGAGACCATACCGCTGATTATTATAAAAAAAGACCAGAACCGGGAGCAGTATGACAGAAGAAAAATAGAGAGCGGGGTGCTCCGCGCATGCTACAAGCGTCCGATTTCCGCACAGCAGATCAACGATACGATCGACCGGATAGAGACGGAAATTTTCAACCGTGAGGAGCGTGAGATACCGAGCAGCATTATCGGAGAAATCGTGATGGAGCGCCTGAAGGAGCTGGATGCGGTGGCGTATGTGCGTTTTGCTTCTGTGTACCGCGAGTTTAAGGACGTCAACACGTTTATGGACGAGCTGAAGAAAATATTAAATTAA
- a CDS encoding PRC-barrel domain-containing protein, giving the protein MRVCELRQKEVINVCTCASLGCVIDVEFDPKDGCITALIVPGGSRLSCFWGHEAEIIIPWRCICQIGKDIILVELPKEKDKDRDKGR; this is encoded by the coding sequence ATGAGAGTATGCGAGCTTCGCCAGAAGGAAGTTATTAATGTGTGCACCTGCGCCTCCCTCGGATGCGTAATCGATGTGGAATTCGATCCGAAGGACGGCTGCATCACGGCGCTGATCGTGCCGGGCGGCAGCCGTCTCTCCTGCTTCTGGGGGCACGAGGCGGAAATCATCATTCCCTGGCGGTGCATCTGCCAGATTGGAAAGGATATCATTCTCGTTGAGCTTCCAAAGGAAAAAGACAAAGACAGGGACAAAGGCAGATAA
- the sigG gene encoding RNA polymerase sporulation sigma factor SigG: MALNKVEICGVNTSKLPVLTNEEKEELFERIRQGDMEARELYIKGNLRLVLSVIKRFSASNENADDLFQIGCIGLMKAIDNFNTEMDVKFSTYAVPMIIGEIRRYLRDNNSIRVSRSLRDTAYKALYTREAYMKKHLKEPTINELAEEIGISREDIVFAMDAIQSPLSLYDPVYSEGGDTLYVMDQISDKKNKEENWVESLALQEAMKRLSDRERKIINMRFFEGKTQMEVAAEICISQAQVSRLEKSALKSMRNFLR, translated from the coding sequence ATGGCACTGAACAAGGTGGAAATATGCGGAGTTAATACATCAAAGCTTCCGGTTCTGACGAATGAGGAAAAGGAGGAGCTGTTTGAGCGTATCAGACAGGGAGATATGGAAGCGAGGGAGCTGTACATCAAGGGCAATCTGCGCCTGGTTTTGAGCGTCATAAAAAGATTTTCGGCAAGCAACGAAAATGCGGATGATTTATTTCAGATTGGCTGTATCGGGCTGATGAAGGCAATCGACAATTTTAATACGGAAATGGACGTAAAGTTTTCCACGTATGCGGTGCCGATGATTATCGGGGAAATCCGCCGCTATCTGCGCGACAATAACTCCATCCGGGTAAGCCGTTCGCTGCGCGATACGGCTTACAAGGCACTTTATACGCGGGAAGCTTACATGAAAAAGCATCTGAAGGAGCCGACCATCAACGAGCTGGCGGAAGAAATCGGCATCTCCAGGGAGGACATCGTCTTTGCGATGGACGCGATACAGAGCCCTTTAAGTCTGTACGACCCGGTTTACTCGGAGGGCGGCGACACGCTCTATGTAATGGACCAGATTAGCGACAAAAAGAACAAAGAAGAAAACTGGGTGGAATCGCTGGCGCTGCAGGAGGCGATGAAGCGGCTGAGCGACCGCGAGCGCAAAATAATCAATATGCGGTTTTTTGAGGGAAAGACCCAGATGGAGGTTGCCGCAGAAATCTGCATATCACAGGCGCAGGTCAGCCGCCTGGAAAAAAGCGCGCTGAAAAGTATGCGCAATTTCCTGCGGTAG
- a CDS encoding biosynthetic peptidoglycan transglycosylase: protein MKKRHRLRKLLGILFVILLLAAAGAAAYFGIRGYDMYRTATEQESIAERVEEIRSMEHFTYYEELADFYIDAVISAEDHRFESHPGIDVIAICRAAWTDLRTLSFKEGGSTITQQLAKNMLFSQEKSIDRKVAEVFAALALEADYSKKEIFELYVNTLYFGSGYYGIYEAAEGYFDKLPAELTDYEAAMLAGIPNAPSVYSPDENGELAMQRTEQVLSCMVRNACITQEEAEKIQMH, encoded by the coding sequence ATGAAGAAAAGACATCGACTGAGAAAACTTCTGGGAATACTGTTTGTGATTCTGCTGCTTGCGGCAGCGGGGGCGGCGGCTTATTTTGGAATCAGAGGCTACGATATGTACCGGACGGCGACGGAGCAGGAATCCATTGCGGAGAGGGTGGAGGAAATCCGCAGTATGGAACATTTCACATATTATGAGGAGCTGGCTGATTTTTATATAGACGCGGTGATTTCCGCGGAAGACCACCGGTTTGAAAGTCATCCGGGAATTGATGTGATTGCCATCTGCCGCGCGGCATGGACGGACCTGAGGACGCTTTCCTTTAAGGAAGGCGGCAGTACGATTACACAGCAGCTCGCCAAAAACATGCTGTTTTCCCAGGAAAAATCCATCGACCGCAAGGTGGCGGAGGTGTTTGCGGCATTGGCGCTGGAAGCGGATTACAGTAAAAAGGAAATCTTTGAGCTGTATGTCAATACGTTGTATTTCGGCAGCGGTTATTATGGGATTTATGAGGCGGCGGAGGGATATTTTGACAAGCTTCCCGCGGAGCTGACAGATTACGAGGCGGCAATGCTGGCGGGAATTCCGAACGCGCCATCCGTCTATTCCCCGGATGAAAACGGAGAGCTTGCCATGCAGCGCACGGAACAGGTGCTTTCCTGCATGGTGAGAAATGCGTGCATCACACAGGAGGAGGCAGAGAAAATACAGATGCATTGA
- a CDS encoding M15 family metallopeptidase, whose product MKSHRKKSYIFLIILMFLSLVQASAYAVEVRAADRQPPAVTVSAAGTKAGFILYWNKRADVSGYEIQYSADKSFKNAKKLLITQKGASSRTIKNLKANKTYYVRMRTYVTSGSSRIYSRYSKAVSVATASSGAYLYKEGFYCEKIPAAVKKRMMGKSYRTNSHIKLSDLRYVRVLYYDYNGKIKSGELVVNRKIAKKTVKVFYELYQIKYPIQKMVLVDNYGGSDEKSMSANNTSAFNYRTISGSRSLSNHAYGMAIDLNPMVNPYVKNGRVSPANGKLYKERNVSKCRGKYKKNMIHKNDKVYKIFKKYGFTWGGDWSSPKDYQHFEARS is encoded by the coding sequence ATGAAAAGTCACAGAAAGAAAAGCTACATATTTCTGATAATACTGATGTTTCTGAGCCTGGTGCAGGCATCGGCGTATGCCGTGGAGGTGCGGGCGGCGGACCGGCAGCCGCCTGCGGTCACGGTTTCTGCGGCTGGGACGAAAGCCGGTTTCATTCTATACTGGAATAAGCGTGCGGATGTTTCCGGCTATGAAATTCAGTATTCTGCAGATAAATCCTTTAAGAATGCGAAAAAACTGCTGATTACGCAGAAAGGAGCTTCTTCCAGGACAATTAAAAATCTGAAAGCAAATAAGACTTATTATGTGAGAATGCGTACATATGTGACCTCTGGCAGCAGCCGGATATATAGCAGATATTCTAAAGCTGTCTCAGTAGCGACGGCTTCTTCCGGTGCGTATCTTTATAAAGAGGGATTTTACTGTGAAAAAATTCCGGCTGCGGTGAAAAAACGCATGATGGGAAAATCATACCGGACAAATTCACACATTAAATTATCGGATCTGCGTTATGTACGGGTATTATATTACGATTATAACGGCAAAATCAAAAGTGGTGAGCTGGTCGTAAACAGAAAGATAGCGAAAAAAACGGTGAAGGTTTTTTACGAGCTTTATCAGATAAAATATCCCATACAGAAAATGGTATTAGTTGACAACTATGGCGGCTCGGATGAAAAATCAATGTCCGCAAATAACACATCCGCATTTAATTATCGCACTATCAGCGGAAGCCGGAGCCTCTCGAACCATGCATATGGGATGGCGATTGACCTGAATCCGATGGTAAATCCGTATGTGAAAAACGGGCGCGTGTCCCCTGCGAACGGTAAGCTGTACAAAGAGAGAAATGTATCAAAATGCCGGGGAAAGTATAAGAAAAATATGATACATAAAAATGATAAGGTATATAAAATTTTTAAAAAATACGGCTTTACCTGGGGAGGCGACTGGTCCTCGCCGAAGGATTATCAGCACTTTGAGGCAAGAAGCTGA
- a CDS encoding CPBP family intramembrane glutamic endopeptidase, with protein MVFRGVILNLLKEKWNIKVAVFIPSALFGLIHIIGMDFSVISSLLVLIAGTMVGIMFSMIAIESGSVWNSGVVHSLWNILIIGGGLSISEKADEYSVMTYVLDSKDFVFTGGEFGIESSIIALLGYIVVTLAAICMIKKKAKV; from the coding sequence ATGGTTTTTCGTGGAGTTATCCTAAATTTGTTAAAAGAGAAATGGAATATTAAAGTGGCTGTATTCATTCCATCAGCTTTATTTGGATTGATACATATTATAGGAATGGATTTTTCCGTTATAAGTAGCCTGTTGGTTCTTATTGCAGGAACAATGGTGGGAATAATGTTCTCAATGATTGCTATTGAAAGTGGTTCTGTTTGGAACAGCGGAGTTGTCCATTCACTTTGGAATATTTTAATTATTGGCGGGGGCTTATCAATAAGCGAAAAGGCAGATGAATATTCGGTTATGACATATGTACTTGATTCAAAAGATTTTGTTTTTACTGGCGGAGAATTTGGAATTGAATCATCAATTATTGCATTATTAGGTTATATTGTAGTTACTTTAGCAGCAATATGTATGATTAAGAAAAAGGCAAAAGTGTAA
- a CDS encoding GNAT family N-acetyltransferase — protein sequence MQTSDIIRESKCYIYVTLRQKPELKEKAATWFHNKWEVPREAYLECMEAYLNHETEYGWYLCLDKERIVGGLGVIENDFHDRKDLTPNVCAVYTDKEYRCQGIAGQLLDIVVKDMKSKGITPIYLITDHTSFYERYGWEFLCMVQGDNEPDMTRMYIHR from the coding sequence GTGCAAACAAGCGATATAATCAGGGAAAGCAAATGCTACATCTATGTTACTTTAAGACAAAAACCTGAATTAAAAGAAAAAGCAGCCACATGGTTTCATAATAAATGGGAAGTGCCACGAGAAGCCTATCTTGAATGTATGGAAGCCTATCTTAATCATGAAACAGAATATGGTTGGTATCTTTGCTTAGATAAAGAACGTATCGTAGGTGGTCTTGGAGTAATCGAAAATGATTTTCATGACAGGAAAGACCTTACGCCAAATGTATGTGCAGTATATACAGACAAGGAATATCGCTGTCAAGGAATTGCGGGACAGTTACTTGATATTGTTGTGAAAGATATGAAATCCAAAGGAATTACTCCTATCTATTTGATTACAGACCATACAAGTTTTTATGAAAGATATGGTTGGGAATTTTTGTGTATGGTTCAAGGAGATAATGAGCCTGATATGACAAGAATGTATATCCATAGATAA
- a CDS encoding ornithine carbamoyltransferase gives MKQIESSMEVSVLKSLIRLTDYNVNDIYDIFALTDEVRKGKYRGLLKGKSVILFFPDSSIRTRVTFEKGIYLLGGQSILFPMETLDKKEDIRDVCGYLNNWADLVIVRHKDIHLLEQISACLRVPVINAMTDVNHPCEVLADMYTLSKIRKDFIKDSFLFVGERGNIGLAWKEASEVMGFSLEQCCGIGYEIEGLTTYNNIRDAVMGKDIVCTDPLPAKALVDFKECHVTTDVMKMANDGAILNPCPPFYRGEEVSEEVIESDYFVGYEFKKYLLEVQQAIMIYCLTR, from the coding sequence TTGAAACAAATAGAAAGTTCTATGGAGGTCAGTGTCTTGAAAAGTTTAATTAGATTGACAGACTACAATGTAAATGATATTTATGATATATTTGCACTGACAGATGAAGTTAGAAAAGGAAAATACCGGGGACTACTCAAAGGAAAAAGTGTGATTTTATTTTTTCCTGATTCCAGTATTAGAACCAGGGTAACATTTGAGAAAGGAATCTATTTATTAGGAGGACAGTCAATTCTCTTTCCTATGGAGACCCTGGACAAAAAAGAGGATATACGGGATGTGTGTGGATACCTGAATAACTGGGCTGATTTGGTTATCGTGCGGCACAAAGACATTCACTTACTGGAACAAATATCTGCTTGTTTAAGAGTACCTGTTATCAATGCTATGACAGATGTGAATCATCCGTGTGAGGTTTTGGCAGATATGTATACCTTGTCTAAGATACGAAAGGATTTTATAAAAGATAGCTTCTTATTTGTCGGAGAACGAGGAAATATTGGCTTAGCGTGGAAAGAAGCTTCTGAGGTCATGGGATTCAGTCTGGAACAATGTTGTGGCATAGGTTATGAAATCGAGGGTTTGACAACCTATAATAATATTCGTGATGCGGTGATGGGTAAAGACATTGTATGTACTGACCCGTTGCCTGCAAAAGCTCTTGTAGATTTTAAAGAGTGTCATGTTACGACTGATGTAATGAAAATGGCAAATGATGGTGCAATCCTAAATCCCTGCCCGCCTTTTTATCGTGGTGAAGAAGTTTCAGAAGAAGTGATTGAATCAGATTATTTTGTTGGATATGAATTTAAGAAGTATCTGTTAGAGGTTCAACAAGCAATAATGATTTATTGTTTAACTCGATAA